One segment of Rhipicephalus sanguineus isolate Rsan-2018 chromosome 6, BIME_Rsan_1.4, whole genome shotgun sequence DNA contains the following:
- the LOC119396493 gene encoding PI-PLC X domain-containing protein 3, protein MFLYTVMWVWWFYATGTKHAHQLEGACVLADPAYDRAASDGAVDMAAVTDGDATSEMENWMGNLPEELHNVPLNHLAIPGSHDSCSYTISPQAEIAPDNEYYGNKLLKLLGPIGKQIMYSWSVTQNITTKEQLQAGIRYFDIRIAVRKDPKDENLYLIHGLFGAVVDNFLVEVKEFLENHKKEVILVHFQHFYNMTDTDHNRLLNKLTSAFGPLMCQFTTDLDNITLASLWRRGYQMITFYGHEKLAKYHPYLWPTSYIPNPWPDEDDAARLVTFWNQTLQQGRDPKAFFVLQAVGTPQPSTVTMHICNSLRVYVVPKVNAVLESWLSSQVPGSGNHTCNIIMSDFVEMNNYRIPKMVVEMNRKLLENVSASAGDEMV, encoded by the exons ATGTTCCTTTATACG GTCATGTGGGTGTGGTGGTTCTACGCAACTGGTACCAAGCATGCTCATCAGCTGGAGGGTGCTTGCGTGCTTGCCGATCCTGCGTACGATCGTGCAGCTTCTGACGGTGCCGTCGACATGGCAGCCGTAACCGACGGGGACGCAACGTCCGAGATGGAAAATTGGATGGGCAACCTGCCGGAGGAGCTGCACAACGTACCGCTGAACCATCTAGCTATACCAG GATCGCATGACAGCTGCAGTTATACCATATCACCGCAAGCAGAAATAGCGCCGGACAACGAATACTACGGCAACAAGCTATTGAAACTGCTGGGTCCCATTGGAAAACAGATCATGTACAGCTGGTCAGTCACTCAGAACATCACCACAAAGGAGCAGTTGCAAGCTGGTATCCGCTACTTCGACATAAGGATAGCCGTCAGGAAGGATCCCAAAGACGAAAATTTGTACCTGATACACGGGCTCTTCGGAGCCGTCGTTGACAACTTCCTCGTGGAAGTTAAGGAATTTCTGGAAaatcacaagaaagaagtcatacTAGTCCACTTTCAACACTTCTACAACATGACGGACACCGACCACAACCGCCTCCTGAACAAGTTGACGAGCGCGTTCGGCCCACTTATGTGCCAATTCACCACAGACCTGGACAACATCACTCTTGCATCACTGTGGCGACGTGGATATCAGATGATCACCTTCTACGGTCACGAAAAGTTGGCAAAGTACCATCCGTACCTCTGGCCTACAAGCTACATCCCGAACCCTTGGCCAGATGAAGACGACGCAGCGCGCCTGGTCACGTTTTGGAACCAAACCTTGCAGCAGGGACGCGATCCCAAGGCGTTCTTTGTGCTCCAGGCCGTTGGCACTCCTCAACCTTCAACGGTCACCATGCACATCTGCAATAGCCTCAGGGTCTACGTCGTCCCAAAGGTGAACGCAGTCCTTGAAAGCTGGCTTTCCAGCCAAGTGCCAGGTAGTGGTAATCACACTTGCAACATCATCATGTCCGACTTTGTGGAGATGAACAACTACCGAATTCCGAAAATGGTGGTGGAAATGAATCGGAAGCTCTTGGAAAATGTGTCTGCCAGTGCGGGAGACGAGATGGTGTGA